A region from the Streptomyces tsukubensis genome encodes:
- a CDS encoding HAD family hydrolase, producing the protein MSSSDHASAVFFDVDGTLVPRTSSSVFLADFLGHRDELAEAENAYAAGALDNRQVAELDAAGWTGFPEDQVAGRLNGLPLVSGIKETVSWCRQNAVVPVLATLAWSPVGEYLTDRFRFHRFSGPRLETVGGRFTGRVARHFDEYDKRDFALAQARELGLDPRSCGAVGDSRSDLPLFASVGLSVAFNASAGARETATVAVDDDDLRSVLPFLSRLVASAP; encoded by the coding sequence GTGTCCTCATCCGATCATGCGAGCGCCGTGTTCTTCGATGTCGACGGCACCCTCGTCCCCCGCACGAGTTCGTCGGTCTTTCTGGCCGACTTCCTCGGCCACCGGGACGAGTTGGCCGAGGCCGAGAACGCCTATGCCGCCGGCGCCCTGGACAATCGGCAGGTCGCCGAGCTCGATGCCGCGGGCTGGACGGGATTTCCCGAAGACCAGGTCGCCGGTCGGCTGAATGGGCTTCCCTTGGTGTCGGGCATCAAGGAGACCGTGTCCTGGTGTCGGCAGAACGCGGTGGTACCCGTGCTGGCGACCCTTGCCTGGTCGCCGGTCGGCGAGTATCTGACCGACCGCTTCCGCTTCCACCGGTTCAGCGGACCCCGGCTGGAGACCGTCGGCGGCCGGTTCACGGGTCGGGTCGCCCGTCATTTCGACGAGTACGACAAACGAGATTTCGCCCTCGCGCAGGCACGGGAACTCGGACTGGATCCCCGCTCTTGCGGAGCTGTCGGAGACAGCCGCTCCGACTTACCGCTGTTCGCATCCGTAGGGTTGAGCGTGGCGTTCAACGCCTCCGCGGGAGCGCGCGAGACGGCCACTGTCGCCGTCGACGACGACGATCTGCGGAGCGTGCTTCCGTTCCTGAGTCGCCTGGTCGCATCCGCTCCCTGA
- a CDS encoding GntR family transcriptional regulator produces the protein MKHELDRTRPIWRQIAEIITDRIANGTYPLGSRVPPVVELSAEFGVATSTVQKAFLHLKQEGILRGEVGLGTFVSAPQAPTDH, from the coding sequence ATGAAGCACGAACTTGATCGCACCCGGCCCATCTGGAGACAGATCGCCGAGATCATCACCGACCGGATTGCGAACGGCACCTATCCGCTCGGAAGCCGAGTGCCACCCGTCGTCGAACTGTCTGCCGAGTTCGGAGTGGCCACGTCGACCGTGCAGAAGGCGTTCCTTCACCTGAAGCAGGAGGGGATCCTGCGGGGCGAGGTCGGGCTCGGTACGTTCGTTTCGGCTCCGCAGGCGCCCACCGACCACTGA
- a CDS encoding YwqG family protein translates to MTDERYSRLAAEHLPTDLAERWTALLRPCIRLHRSAQGERTVAVLGGTPELPAGVGWPEWQGHGPLSFIASVRCAELPREGLTEEFPHGGTLLFFFYDGRADADGAFVSVCEPESRAGAQVLYVPEGTPVFPADVPEGLEPYPRLDLTAVSELSAPDLWLPQVREALLGDGRPWPELRETPAEIRSFRRALMRLNDRVGHQLGGHAVPVQGPVEYEVANAEVGVERAWGDGLLDEEAGRWLVLAQFDSDGDADMVWGDEGALYWLIRPEDLTACRFDEARLVVQH, encoded by the coding sequence ATGACCGATGAGCGGTACTCCCGCCTCGCTGCCGAACATCTGCCCACCGACCTTGCCGAGCGGTGGACCGCGCTGCTGCGCCCGTGCATACGTCTGCACCGGTCCGCCCAGGGCGAGCGGACCGTCGCCGTCCTCGGCGGTACGCCGGAACTGCCCGCCGGGGTCGGCTGGCCCGAGTGGCAGGGGCACGGCCCGCTGTCCTTCATCGCGTCGGTGCGGTGCGCGGAGCTGCCGCGTGAGGGGCTGACCGAGGAGTTCCCGCACGGCGGGACCCTGCTCTTCTTCTTCTACGACGGCCGGGCCGACGCCGACGGGGCCTTTGTCTCCGTCTGCGAACCCGAGTCGCGGGCCGGGGCCCAGGTGCTGTACGTCCCGGAAGGCACCCCGGTCTTCCCGGCGGACGTACCGGAGGGTCTGGAGCCCTACCCGCGCCTGGACCTGACCGCTGTCTCGGAGCTGAGTGCTCCCGATCTCTGGCTGCCCCAGGTCCGGGAAGCTCTGCTCGGGGACGGCAGGCCGTGGCCCGAGCTGCGTGAGACCCCGGCCGAGATCCGGTCGTTCCGCCGCGCTTTGATGCGGTTGAACGACCGGGTCGGCCACCAGCTCGGCGGCCATGCCGTACCCGTCCAGGGCCCGGTGGAGTACGAGGTCGCGAATGCGGAGGTCGGTGTCGAACGCGCCTGGGGTGATGGGCTCCTGGACGAGGAAGCCGGACGCTGGTTGGTTCTCGCCCAGTTCGACAGCGACGGAGACGCGGACATGGTGTGGGGCGACGAGGGCGCCCTCTACTGGCTGATCCGCCCGGAGGACCTCACCGCCTGCCGCTTCGACGAAGCCCGGCTTGTCGTACAGCACTAG
- a CDS encoding NUDIX hydrolase, translating to MTQQEPDIRPGIAAAVIVHQGRVLMVRRRRSEGSLSWQFPAGEIEPGESPTEATLREAREETGLDVSALHPLGERVHPATGRLMTYTACVVLGGTERVGDPEDLAELAWVGLKEIPEYVPYGLFEPVQRYLEEELGPR from the coding sequence ATGACGCAACAGGAGCCCGATATCCGACCGGGCATCGCGGCGGCGGTCATCGTCCACCAGGGCCGGGTCCTGATGGTCAGGCGCCGCAGAAGTGAGGGTTCGCTGTCCTGGCAGTTCCCGGCGGGCGAGATCGAACCGGGCGAATCCCCCACGGAGGCGACCCTCCGCGAGGCCCGCGAGGAGACGGGCCTCGACGTCTCCGCGCTCCACCCCCTGGGCGAACGCGTCCACCCGGCGACGGGCCGCCTGATGACCTACACGGCCTGCGTCGTCCTGGGCGGCACGGAACGGGTGGGCGACCCGGAGGACTTGGCGGAGCTGGCGTGGGTCGGCCTGAAGGAGATCCCGGAGTACGTCCCGTACGGCCTCTTCGAGCCGGTGCAGCGGTATCTGGAGGAGGAGTTGGGACCCCGCTGA
- a CDS encoding sensor domain-containing protein — MQTAIVRRGAVAASAVSLALLLAACGGEDGTKDSKVDKAGGEGTKQSAPAKSQAELEKLIVAQTDLKGHSVKTPLPAELKDATTATVDKNECATLNEVLVIGAPGAEGALAARQTSRTPGSEPATGTSDEKAQAALEALKSASINLLTLGSYADADAAGKAMADLKKSAESCASGFTNTVTTEKTKFTKIAPGSYKGGDEALAYTVTAETGEGPVETEVVVVRKGTEIFSAHTVSMSGKAAQPLDILEAQLKKLG; from the coding sequence ATGCAGACCGCCATTGTCCGTCGTGGTGCCGTTGCCGCGTCCGCCGTCTCTCTCGCCCTGCTGCTCGCCGCCTGCGGCGGGGAGGACGGTACGAAGGACTCCAAGGTGGACAAGGCGGGCGGTGAGGGAACGAAGCAGTCGGCTCCGGCCAAGTCGCAGGCCGAGCTGGAGAAGCTGATCGTCGCGCAGACGGATCTCAAGGGCCACAGCGTGAAGACCCCGCTGCCCGCCGAGCTGAAGGACGCGACGACCGCCACGGTCGACAAGAACGAGTGCGCGACCCTGAACGAGGTCCTCGTGATCGGCGCCCCCGGCGCCGAGGGCGCGCTCGCGGCCCGGCAGACGTCGCGGACGCCGGGAAGCGAGCCGGCGACCGGTACCTCCGACGAGAAGGCCCAGGCCGCGCTGGAGGCACTCAAGAGCGCGTCCATCAACCTGCTCACCCTCGGCTCGTACGCGGACGCCGACGCCGCCGGGAAGGCCATGGCCGACCTGAAGAAGTCGGCCGAGTCCTGCGCCTCGGGCTTCACCAACACGGTGACGACCGAGAAGACCAAGTTCACCAAGATCGCCCCCGGCTCCTACAAGGGCGGCGACGAGGCCCTTGCCTACACCGTCACGGCGGAGACGGGCGAGGGCCCGGTGGAGACCGAGGTCGTCGTGGTCCGCAAGGGCACGGAGATCTTCTCCGCACACACCGTCAGCATGAGCGGCAAGGCCGCACAGCCGCTGGACATCCTCGAAGCCCAGCTCAAGAAGCTGGGCTGA
- a CDS encoding YdcF family protein, with amino-acid sequence MTEGVPVPDRAERTITDEQRNDAVLIWRYHLMGHEVRPCSAAIGLGSHDLGVATATVDLYRAGLFPVVVFSGGNSPTTAARFPRGEAVHYREHALDLGVPDEAILLEPRAGNTGQNIALSREVLCNAGVEVESLLLISKPYMERRSYATCRKLWPEADVVCASEPLEFDDYIKSIGDEKLVVDMLVGDLQRVIEYPALGFAVAQDVPGVVHDAYERLLRAGFDSRLINS; translated from the coding sequence ATGACCGAGGGAGTCCCCGTGCCGGACCGCGCAGAGCGCACCATCACCGACGAGCAGCGGAACGACGCCGTGCTCATCTGGCGCTATCACCTGATGGGCCACGAGGTCCGGCCCTGCTCGGCGGCCATCGGCCTGGGCAGCCACGACCTCGGTGTCGCCACCGCCACCGTCGACCTCTACCGCGCCGGCCTCTTCCCCGTCGTCGTCTTCAGCGGCGGGAACAGCCCGACCACGGCAGCCCGTTTCCCGCGCGGTGAGGCGGTCCACTACCGGGAACACGCCCTCGACCTGGGTGTTCCCGACGAGGCGATCCTGCTGGAGCCCAGGGCAGGGAACACCGGCCAGAACATCGCCCTGTCCCGGGAGGTGTTGTGCAATGCCGGAGTGGAGGTCGAGTCCCTGCTCCTGATTTCCAAGCCGTACATGGAGCGCCGGTCGTACGCCACGTGCCGCAAGCTCTGGCCGGAGGCCGATGTCGTCTGCGCTTCCGAGCCGCTGGAGTTCGACGACTACATCAAGTCCATCGGGGACGAGAAGCTCGTCGTCGACATGCTCGTGGGCGATCTGCAACGGGTCATCGAGTACCCGGCACTCGGCTTCGCCGTCGCGCAGGACGTACCGGGAGTTGTCCACGATGCGTACGAGCGCCTCCTCCGCGCCGGCTTCGACAGCAGGCTCATCAACTCCTGA
- a CDS encoding GntR family transcriptional regulator, giving the protein MPGSGSTPVTRSTLRQQIADALRDEVLAGRLQPGQEFTVKQIADQYGVSATPVREALVDLAAQGLLESDHHRGFRVHQFTVDDFRDMVETRSLVIDGIVQHARRAGRTRVNAATVAPVRRRAEEADRAARGGDLDILIGYDLRFWRELGTIVSNRYISDFLHQLRVQIWVFAMPHLRIEPEVRRWLFTGYEELVDALVSGEVEAAREVLCAYNDLSLSWAARLDERLSS; this is encoded by the coding sequence ATGCCCGGTTCCGGCAGCACCCCGGTCACCCGCAGCACCCTGCGGCAGCAGATCGCGGACGCGTTGCGCGACGAGGTGCTCGCCGGACGCCTCCAGCCGGGGCAGGAGTTCACGGTCAAGCAGATCGCCGACCAGTACGGAGTCTCCGCGACGCCGGTACGGGAGGCGCTGGTCGACCTGGCGGCGCAGGGGCTCCTGGAGTCGGACCACCACCGCGGCTTCCGGGTCCACCAGTTCACCGTCGACGACTTCCGGGACATGGTGGAGACCCGGTCGCTGGTGATCGACGGGATAGTCCAGCACGCCCGCCGCGCGGGCCGTACCCGGGTCAACGCGGCGACCGTCGCGCCCGTACGGCGGCGCGCGGAGGAGGCCGACCGGGCCGCCCGCGGCGGGGACCTCGACATCCTGATCGGCTACGACCTCCGGTTCTGGCGCGAGCTGGGAACGATAGTTTCCAACCGCTATATTTCGGACTTTCTTCACCAGTTGCGGGTGCAGATCTGGGTCTTCGCCATGCCGCACCTGCGGATCGAGCCCGAGGTCCGGCGCTGGCTGTTCACGGGGTACGAGGAGCTGGTCGACGCGCTGGTCTCGGGGGAGGTCGAGGCGGCCCGCGAGGTGCTGTGCGCCTACAACGACCTCTCGCTGAGCTGGGCGGCCCGGTTGGACGAACGGTTGTCGTCATGA
- a CDS encoding NUDIX hydrolase, which produces MDVIDVWNGRYACLLQASLRLTNEQFAAQLGIGVRTVASWHSDPHVVPRREMQQLLDTVHEKAVPTVRQRFALLISRERGSHVPGPSGAQALRVAIAVVIRDQEVLLVCRRDTDASGITWQFPAGVVKPGARPETATVRETLDETGVHCAVRRRLGDRLHPVTSVLCEYFLCEYLAGEATNSDADENVDVMWVPIISVPRFIPAHTIFPPVLAVLEEPK; this is translated from the coding sequence ATGGATGTGATCGACGTCTGGAACGGCCGGTACGCCTGTCTCTTACAGGCGTCACTGAGGCTCACGAATGAGCAGTTCGCCGCGCAATTGGGCATCGGTGTGCGGACGGTGGCCTCTTGGCATTCGGATCCCCATGTGGTACCCCGCCGGGAAATGCAGCAGCTTCTCGACACGGTGCACGAGAAGGCCGTACCGACCGTGCGGCAGCGGTTTGCCCTGCTGATCTCCCGGGAACGTGGGAGCCATGTGCCGGGCCCTTCCGGGGCGCAGGCGCTGCGGGTGGCGATCGCGGTGGTCATTCGCGATCAGGAGGTACTGCTGGTCTGCCGGAGGGACACGGATGCGAGTGGTATCACCTGGCAATTCCCGGCGGGGGTCGTCAAACCCGGAGCACGTCCGGAGACGGCGACGGTACGGGAAACACTCGACGAGACGGGAGTGCACTGCGCGGTCCGCCGGCGGCTCGGCGACCGGCTGCATCCCGTGACGAGCGTGCTCTGTGAATACTTCCTCTGCGAATATCTGGCGGGCGAGGCCACGAACTCCGACGCCGACGAAAACGTCGACGTCATGTGGGTGCCGATCATTTCAGTGCCCCGGTTCATTCCCGCCCATACGATCTTCCCACCCGTTCTTGCCGTCCTGGAGGAACCGAAATGA
- a CDS encoding nucleoside-diphosphate kinase, which yields MAQDREHSVERTLVLLKPDALARGLAGRIFARFEDAALKIVGTKMIRMDEEFTRRHYFDLEERLGPEVYRLTDVFMRQGPVIALVLEGFDAIATVRKLVGSTYPNEAPAGTVRGDFSHYSSAASIASGKAVANLVHASGNRAEAEQEVALWFDKEELHDYRTLAEIYTY from the coding sequence ATGGCCCAGGATCGGGAACATTCCGTCGAGCGCACACTCGTTCTGCTCAAGCCCGACGCACTCGCACGCGGACTCGCGGGACGGATCTTCGCGCGATTCGAGGACGCCGCATTGAAGATCGTGGGTACCAAGATGATCCGGATGGACGAGGAGTTCACCCGCCGCCACTACTTCGACCTGGAGGAACGGCTCGGCCCCGAGGTCTACCGGCTGACCGATGTCTTTATGCGGCAGGGGCCGGTGATCGCCCTGGTCCTCGAAGGATTCGACGCGATCGCCACCGTACGGAAGCTCGTCGGAAGCACCTATCCGAACGAGGCGCCCGCGGGCACCGTCCGCGGCGACTTCTCGCACTACAGCTCGGCCGCCAGCATCGCCTCAGGAAAGGCCGTGGCCAATCTCGTGCACGCCTCCGGCAACCGGGCGGAGGCGGAGCAGGAGGTCGCCCTCTGGTTCGACAAGGAGGAGCTGCACGACTACCGGACGCTGGCGGAGATCTACACGTACTGA
- a CDS encoding class I SAM-dependent methyltransferase, producing the protein MRSFGTPVADVLGEQIAATLSDPATTHGLARALRATARELELHRHHLAGRRSRPDGRVDRRPARVQIGGGGHRIGGFFNIDAAPPADLLWDVREGLPLHDDSVELLFSEHFLEHIDYPRSAKRYAAEAHRVLAPGGRIVTGVPDAAFALGGYYGPLDPVEETMRRWYGRRDCRPHINTRLDLVNLVFRDQDDDPHYTPHLWAYDHEKLVQLFTEAGFGAVEPWDFDEALANPKRRWGSVYVTATK; encoded by the coding sequence ATGCGTTCCTTCGGCACACCCGTGGCCGACGTCCTCGGCGAACAGATAGCCGCCACCCTCTCCGACCCGGCCACCACCCACGGCCTCGCCCGCGCCCTCCGCGCCACCGCCCGTGAGCTGGAACTCCACCGCCACCACCTCGCCGGACGCCGGTCCCGGCCCGACGGCCGGGTCGACCGGCGGCCCGCCCGGGTCCAGATCGGCGGCGGCGGGCACCGCATCGGGGGCTTCTTCAACATCGACGCGGCCCCGCCCGCCGACCTCCTGTGGGACGTCCGCGAAGGGCTGCCGCTGCACGACGACTCCGTCGAGCTGCTCTTCTCCGAACACTTCCTGGAGCACATCGACTACCCCCGCTCGGCCAAGCGGTACGCGGCGGAGGCGCACCGGGTGCTCGCGCCTGGCGGGCGGATCGTCACCGGGGTCCCGGACGCGGCCTTCGCGCTCGGCGGCTACTACGGGCCGCTGGACCCGGTGGAGGAGACCATGCGGCGCTGGTACGGCCGCCGGGACTGCCGGCCGCATATCAACACCCGGCTCGACCTGGTGAACCTCGTCTTCCGCGACCAGGACGACGATCCCCACTACACCCCGCATCTCTGGGCGTACGACCACGAGAAGCTGGTGCAGCTCTTCACCGAGGCCGGGTTCGGGGCGGTGGAGCCGTGGGACTTCGACGAGGCGCTCGCGAATCCCAAGCGGCGGTGGGGGAGCGTGTACGTGACCGCGACGAAGTAG
- a CDS encoding CYTH domain-containing protein, with protein sequence MPVEIEMRARFSPHAHDRLVGRLRRDGEDLGPDDKRIHFYVLPDRLLKVTENVSTRTAKVSLKDSRIGRGPAFAETEFAIAPADVDTAVRLLDGLGFAAARHEAFTRRHNFRYDGVEIAVKWSEAWGHHAEFEVLLEDDAPEAARTAAVERITGVAAGLGVELMTEAELAEFTAAFEAREQERKESERWPAGT encoded by the coding sequence GTGCCCGTCGAGATCGAAATGCGCGCCCGCTTCAGCCCTCACGCCCATGACCGGCTCGTCGGCCGGCTGCGGCGCGACGGCGAGGACCTGGGCCCCGACGACAAGCGCATCCACTTCTACGTACTCCCTGACCGGCTGCTGAAGGTCACCGAGAACGTGTCCACCCGTACCGCCAAGGTGAGCCTGAAGGACAGCCGGATCGGCCGCGGCCCCGCCTTCGCGGAGACCGAGTTCGCCATCGCCCCGGCGGACGTGGACACCGCCGTACGCCTGCTCGACGGCCTCGGCTTCGCCGCCGCACGGCACGAGGCCTTCACCCGGCGCCACAACTTCCGCTACGACGGCGTCGAGATCGCGGTCAAGTGGAGCGAAGCATGGGGACACCACGCCGAGTTCGAGGTCCTGCTCGAAGACGACGCGCCGGAGGCCGCCCGTACCGCGGCGGTGGAGCGCATCACGGGCGTGGCCGCCGGACTGGGCGTGGAACTGATGACCGAAGCAGAACTGGCCGAGTTCACCGCCGCCTTCGAGGCCCGGGAGCAGGAGCGCAAGGAGAGCGAGCGGTGGCCCGCAGGCACCTGA
- a CDS encoding SGNH/GDSL hydrolase family protein, whose protein sequence is MRHPVSRPRVRALAVGLALAASVLAPSGSAGAADQYEWAALGDSYTAGGFVGDPQPPLGDPSRDGCDRTTNAYPDVVDRELAEFPPGKPVNLTNVSCGNATIADIAAAKQTPISPVEPPADGWPAVDPQVQRAGLGDGTDVVTIGVGGNSLPFGGILLKCLEQGAVGKNCRDFYTNPPEGEESVQDKLARVQDEYIEMLAQVHQAAPNAKVITVGYPAVLPETGSECNRLSLNELGPINHADIDWLREEVLKPLNSTIKRVTDFFGDRYVDIYSSSIGHDACQPADTKWVEGLCGTAADYWPKSLPGTLLNCGLIGKRVTLVHPNATGYANTAAHVERAIRIALLER, encoded by the coding sequence ATGCGACACCCTGTCTCCCGCCCGCGTGTACGAGCGCTGGCCGTCGGGCTCGCGCTGGCGGCGTCCGTGCTGGCGCCCTCCGGCTCCGCCGGTGCGGCCGACCAGTACGAGTGGGCCGCGCTCGGCGACTCGTACACCGCCGGCGGATTCGTCGGGGACCCGCAGCCCCCACTGGGTGACCCCTCACGGGACGGCTGCGACCGCACCACCAACGCCTACCCCGACGTCGTCGACCGCGAGCTGGCCGAGTTCCCGCCCGGCAAGCCCGTGAACCTGACCAATGTCAGCTGCGGCAACGCGACCATCGCCGATATCGCCGCGGCCAAGCAGACACCGATCAGCCCCGTCGAGCCCCCGGCGGACGGCTGGCCCGCGGTGGACCCGCAGGTCCAGCGGGCCGGGCTCGGTGACGGGACCGATGTCGTCACCATCGGCGTCGGCGGCAACAGCCTGCCCTTCGGCGGCATTCTCCTCAAGTGCCTGGAGCAGGGCGCGGTGGGCAAGAACTGTCGCGACTTCTACACCAACCCGCCCGAGGGCGAGGAGAGCGTCCAGGACAAGCTCGCCCGGGTGCAGGACGAGTACATCGAGATGCTGGCCCAGGTGCACCAGGCCGCGCCCAACGCCAAGGTGATCACGGTCGGCTACCCGGCCGTCCTGCCGGAGACGGGCAGCGAATGCAACCGCCTCTCCCTCAACGAGCTCGGCCCGATCAACCACGCGGACATCGACTGGCTGCGTGAAGAGGTCCTCAAGCCGCTGAACAGCACGATCAAGCGGGTCACGGACTTCTTCGGCGACCGGTACGTCGACATCTACTCCTCCAGCATCGGGCACGACGCCTGCCAGCCCGCGGACACCAAGTGGGTCGAAGGGCTCTGCGGCACCGCCGCGGACTACTGGCCCAAGAGCCTTCCCGGCACGCTGCTGAACTGCGGTCTCATCGGCAAGCGCGTCACCCTGGTCCACCCCAACGCCACCGGGTACGCCAACACCGCGGCCCACGTCGAACGCGCCATCCGTATCGCCCTGCTCGAACGCTGA